DNA sequence from the Verrucomicrobiota bacterium genome:
AGCCGGGCATCGGAGTGCCCAGTCCGCTCGATGCGCTGGGATAACAGCCCCAAGGCAAAATATACAGAACCTGGAAGAATCGGGAGCCATTTCGACAAGCCAAGGAATACAAGCTCACTTCCTACAGTTCTGGTACCCGATTTTGAGTTTAAGTTTCCCAGCGGAAAGAAATAGCACGCAGGCGCGTACAGCCACCCTACCCTCCGGGTTGCAGGAGTTCATAAATTAAGCAGCCTGGTCGGAGAAGAGGCCGGGTACTCACCCACTTTTAGATACACCTTTAATCGGAAAATTGAAAAAAATTTGGTGGCAATCGAGCGCGAATCGGAAACAGTCTGTGTTTTCAGAAATTAATCCACTTATGAATATACATTTCTCACAACGGGTAGAAGCACTTGCTCCATCAGTCACGCTGGCCATCGATGCCAAGGCCAAGGAAATGAAGGCAGCCGGAATTGACGTGGTCGGCTTTGGAACGGGTCAGCCCGATTTCGACACTCCGGACTTTATTAAAGATGCCGCCAAGAAAGCCCTGGATGAAGGATTTACCAAATATACGGCTGCGGCCGGAATCCCCGAATTGCGCCAGGCGATCGCGGACAAATTCAAACGCGAAAACGGCCTAGATTATAAAGCGAGCCAGGTAGTGGTTTCCTGCGGTGGTAAGCACTCCATCTACAATGTGATGATGGTGCTCTGCGAAGAGGGCGATGAGGTAATCATTCCCGCACCCTATTGGTTGAGCTATCCCGAGATCGTAAAACTTGCCGGGGCAACTCCGGTTATTCTGGAGACGGGCGATGCAACGGATTTCAAAATAACACCCGATCAACTGCGGGAGGCTATAACTCCGAAGACCCGCTTGTTTATTCTGAACTCACCGAGTAATCCAACGGGAGCTGTTTATACACCCGACGAAATAAAAGTCCTGGGCGATATTTGTATCGAAAAAGAAGTGCTCATTATGAGTGATGAAATTTATGAACACCTTCTGTATGATGGAGCGGTTCATAAAAGCGTGGCCTCATTCTCCCAGGCCCACCAGGATCAAACCATTATTGTGCATGGATTCGCAAAAGCCTGGAGCATGACGGGATGGCGACTCGGTTTCATCGCCGCGCCTGAACCTATTGCCAAAAAAATTGCAGCTATCCAAAGCCACAGCACCAGCAATCCGACCTCCTTTGCTCAAAAAGGCGGAGTCGTTGCATTGGTCGAGCCGATGAACCATCTCGCTGGTTGGTTGGAAGCGTTTGCGGAACGAAGAGCCTACGCGTGCGATAAGCTTTCCTCGATTCCCGGGATGAGTTGCTACCGCAGCCAAGGTGCATTCTATCTGTTTCCCAATATTTCAAAATTCGGGCTCAACTCATCAGAATTTTGCAGCCGTTTGCTGGAAGAGGAAAGTGTTGCAGCTGTTCCCGGACTCGCATTCGGGGCGGACGAATACATTCGCATCAGTTATGCAACCAGCATGGAGCAAATCGTGAAAGGCCTGGATCGCATTGAACAGTTTTGCAGTAGGCTTGTTTGACCTTCACGGATATTTCGTCTTAGGTCCGAGATCCTGAAACAGAATCATCCTATGAATAGTGAATCCCCGAGAGACCACCTTCGCCCCAATTCTATAAAGGCGATAGAAGTGTTCACGATACCTCCCAGGTTTGCCCTGGTTCGGGTGATCACTGAGGAGGGTGAAAGCTATGGGGACATCACCCTGGAGAGCCATACCGTAACCGTCAGTGCGCTGGCTCGGGATATGGCTCCGTTCTTCGTGGGCAAAGATGCCAACCGTATTAGCGTGGTCCAGGATTTTCTCAGTCACGATTTTTACAGCAACAGTCCTGTTCAGCGAAGTGTGGCCGCAGGAATCGAAACGGCTCTGTGGGACATCCTGGGGCGTAGACTTCAAGTGCCGCTCTACCAATTGTTCGGCGGTTTGCTGCACACCAAAGGATTACCCTATTATCGATGGATCGGCGGAAATGTGCCGGAACCGGATTCGGCAGTGGAACAAGCTTTGAAAGTTATCGCGGAATCAAAGGTCTGTGCGCTAAAGCTCAACGCCTGCCCAGTCATGGGACCGGTGGATGTGCACGGTGGTATCAGACAGGCGACGGCAGTTGCCAAAGCATTATCGGAAGCGCTGCCTTCCTCCGTGTCGGTAGCCTACGATGGACACGGGCGTTTGAAACCGCCAACCGCACGTCGCCTCATCGATGCGCTTCGCCCTTACGCTCCCCTATTCATAGAAGAGCCTGTCGAGCCGGCTTACGAACATGAGCTGCCTGCGATTCGCCAGATGGCAGCCGGTATTTCCATAGCCACGGGAGAACGGATGTACTGCTCGAGTGACTTCTTTCGTTTAACAGCAAATAAAGGTGTAGACATCATTCAACCTGATATGGTCCACGTCGGTGGCATCACCAATTTACGCCGCATTGCTTCGATAGCAGATGCTGCCGGCATCGGGATCGCTCCCCATTGTCCTTTGTCTGCCATCGCGTTCATGGGTATTTATCAGGCGATGGTCACGAGTCGAAGTGCATTTCTTTTGGAGTGTGCCGATGGCATTCATTACAATGATCATGCAGCGCAGGAGCTCGGAGAGAACCCGTGGTTGTTTTACATCAGAAACAAAGAGATCTTTAAACTGCAGGACGATGGGTTAATGACACCCCCTACAGGTTCAGGCCTGGGAATTGATTTTGATACCGAGGCTCTTCAAAGAGGCAGCAAGATCCCTATTGTTTGGGAACGAAAGTCTCATTTTCTAAAGACTGGTTTGTTGGCCAGGTCTTGACTTTTACTTCAAACACCATCCCCCAAAAAGACGGTGGTGGGTCTGCCTATTATTTCTTGCTTACAAGCGCTGACACCTTTTTTCTCCACCTGTGCAAAATCTAATCAATGTGGCACATAGCTTCTTCAATAAAATGAAACACCCAAAGAAACCTACCTTACTGTTCTACTTTCTAATTTTTATTTGCGCGGCTTTTGTTGCATGCACGCCGTCAAAGGACTCCGCATCGGGGTCTTCGGGCGACGATCGAACGGTTATCGCGGCAATACCCAAAGCGACAGGGGGAGATTTTTGGGAAACCGTTGAAGTAGGCGCACGCAGGGCAGCAACTGAGCTGGACGTCGATTTAAAATGGGAAGGCACCGTTACAGAAACCGAGATCGCCGAGCAGACAAAGATTATCGAAAACATGATCAACCTGGGAGTCGATGCGATTGCTCTGGCACCACTCAACAACCAGGCACAAAGAAAGCCGGTCAAGTCTGCAGTGGATAACGGCATCCCCGTCGTCGTATTCGACTCAGATATAGACGGAGATGCCCATTCCAGTTTCGTTGCTACCGACAATGAACTGGGTGGCGCTTTGGCGGCACAATATATTTCCGAACGACTTTCCTCGAACGGTCGCATCATTGTTTTCCGTTACGTCCAGGGAACTGCCAGTACTACAAAACGCGCGGAAGGTTTTATAGCGTCAGCCAAAAAGGCGGGACATACGATTTTGGCCGATCCCTACTCTGAATCTGGTACGCTCGAAGGCTCAAAAAGCGTCGTCTCCAATACTTTTGAACGTTTCATTGAAAATGGCAAACTGGCAGTCGATGCTGTATTCGCCGCAAACCTGACCGCCACCCTGGGTGTTTCATCCGCAATCGACGATCTTAGAGATGGTGGTATCCAGGTGGACCTTACCTTTGTCGGATTTGACAGCTCCAAAAAACTGGTCGAAGAAGTTCAGTCCGGAAAGATTGACGCACTGATCGTACAGAGCCCGGAAAAGATGGGCTATCTTGCTGTCAAAACAGCCTATGCCGTTTCGAAGGGCCAACCAGTAGAACCCCATATCGATACCGGCGTAGAAGTCGTCACCGTGGAGCGATTGAAGAACGAGCCAGCCATTCGAACATTGGTTGGATTGAAATAAGCTTCGATGGGCTTTCTTTTAATCCGATTTTTTTGAAAAGTGATTTCTCCTCCACGACTGGAAATGCGGGGTATCGAGAAGCGCTTCGGTGCTACCCGGGCGCTTAAAGGAGTCGATCTCTCGGTATCGCCAGGAGAGATCATGGCTCTTGTTGGAGAAAACGGTGCGGGTAAAAGCACCTTGATGAAAGTACTGTCAGGCGCGCATTCACCTGACGGTGGCTCTCTATACCTGGACGGAGAACCCTATAAGCCAACCAATCCACTTCACGCCAGAGAATCCGGTGTGGCAATGATCTACCAGGAACTCTCACTCGCTCCTCACCTGTCGACGATGGAAAACATTCTACTGGGAGTGGAGCCGGCCCATCGGGGATTGATCAAATGGAAAGCGATGAAACAGCAAGCAAGAGAAGCGATGAAGGCAGTAGGTCTTGAATCGATAGATCCGGAAACTCCCGTGGGAAGGCTTTCAATTGCCCAGCAACAGTTGGTCGAAATCGCCCGTGCCGTTGCGCTCGAAAGTCGTGTTCTCGTCCTGGATGAACCAACAAGCTCGCTGGCTGCCAAGGACATTGAAAAACTTTTTGACCTTGTTCGTTCCCTATCCTCAAAGGGCATTTCCGTTATCTATATTTCCCACTTCCTGGAAGAAGTTCAATTACTCAGCCAACGCTTCACCGTACTTCGAGATGGAGAAAGTGTCGGCAGCGGAATAACCGCAGAAGCGTCCAAGGATTCGATCATAGCCCTCATGGTTGGCCGGAGTGTCGAAGAACTGTACCCGAGGAATGAGCACGTTCCTGGAGAAATTGTCCTGGAAGTAAAAAACCTCTCCGGGCCAAAGAAACCGGGATCATCCACATTTCAACTCAGAGAAGGAGAAGTTTTTGGCATAGCGGGTCTTATAGGAGCCGGCCGCACCGAGCTGCTTGAATCGATATTTGGCCTGGAGCCTGTTGCAGAAGGAACAGTAACCGTAAGGGGATACTCCGGCCCAAGCACACCTGCCCTGAGGTGGGAGCAGAATATAGGAATGGTGAGTGAAGACCGTAAAGAGCAGGGGTTGGCTCTCGGACTGAGCATAGCCGACAATATTACTTTACCAAAACTTCAAGAATTGGGGCCCGGCCGATTGGTGCTGCCTGTTCAACAAAAGGCTGCCTGCCAACCGTGGATTGAAAAGATCCCGATCAAGTGTGAATCAGCGGATCAAAGAACCAATGATCTTTCAGGTGGAAACCAGCAAAAAGTCGCCATTGCCCGACTCCTCCATGCCGATGTTAATATTCTCCTTCTCGACGAACCGACCAGGGGAATCGATGTAGCCTCTAAAGCGCAAATCTACCGGCTTATCGACTCACTGGCCCTCGGAGACGAGACGGCAAACCGCAAACCCAAAGCCATTCTACTAGTGAGCAGCTATCTACCGGAACTCCTCGGCATCTGTGACCGAATCGCAGTGATGTGTCGGGGAGAACTTGGCGAGTCCCGCCCAGTCGATGACTGGGATGAGCACCAGTTAATGACCGCCGCCATAGGCGCATGAACGACCCCGCTACATGAATACATCAAAAACAAATTCTTTTATTAAATCCATGTTATCCAAAACGTGGGTCAATATAGCCGCACGATTTCTCGCGTTGATCGTGGTCTTCTTATTTTTCGCAATCTTTGTCGAAGACGGAAAATTCTACTCGCTAAGGAATTTGGAAAACATCGTTCGCCAAAGCTCCGTCTACGCGACCGTTGCCCTGGGAATGACTTTTGTAATTATCACAGCGGGCATCGATCTATCGGTTGGATCCATCATCGCACTTGCTGTTGTCGTTGTCGCCTGGACACTTAATCTTCAAATAGATGGTCCCGCCGGCGAACTCGTTTACCTCGTTCATCAATACCCAACGGCAACTCCTATTCTAGCCTGTCTACTCGCCATAGGCGCATCGACCTGCGTTGGATTGCTCAATGGAGCGCTGATAGTTCGCTTACGAATAGTTCCGTTCATCGTCACACTCGGGTCTATGGGGATCATTCGAGGTTTAGCAAAAGGAATAGCCAGCGAACGGGATATCTATCCGCCGGAGGAAACCTGGATCGGAGGCCTTATGGACCCTACCCTCACCAACCAGGCAAAGAGCTGGATGCTATTTCCACCAGGAGTATGGATCTTGATCCTTTGCATCGCCATCGCATCCTTTATTCTAAGATACACCCGCTTTGGTCGACACGTATACGCCGTGGGCTCAAACGAAGAAACAGCTCGGCTGTGTGGAGTACCGGTCGGTCGGACAAAACTTATTGTCTATGGATTGACCGGGTTCTTTTGCGCACTCGCAGGCTTCATGCAGTTTTCCTATATTGGCGGGGTCGGCCAACCAACGACTGGAGTCATGTACGAATTATTTGTGATCGCCGCTGTCATCATCGGTGGTGCCAGTTTCTCCGGTGGCGAAGGTTCCATTTTAGGAACCATCATCGGAGCTCTCATCATAACGATACTCTACATGGGTGGCCAACAAATGGGCTGGCCAAAATGGGTTCAGGAAATGGTCATCGGGGGCATCATCATTCTCGCCGTAGCTGTTGACCGAATGAGACATCGGAAATTCGCCTAGCCTGGAAAACGTTTCATGCGCTGCCAGTTATCTCATCGCATTAGGCACGAACAGGACCAACTCCGGGAACAGAACCATCAATAGAAGCGT
Encoded proteins:
- a CDS encoding pyridoxal phosphate-dependent aminotransferase is translated as MHFSQRVEALAPSVTLAIDAKAKEMKAAGIDVVGFGTGQPDFDTPDFIKDAAKKALDEGFTKYTAAAGIPELRQAIADKFKRENGLDYKASQVVVSCGGKHSIYNVMMVLCEEGDEVIIPAPYWLSYPEIVKLAGATPVILETGDATDFKITPDQLREAITPKTRLFILNSPSNPTGAVYTPDEIKVLGDICIEKEVLIMSDEIYEHLLYDGAVHKSVASFSQAHQDQTIIVHGFAKAWSMTGWRLGFIAAPEPIAKKIAAIQSHSTSNPTSFAQKGGVVALVEPMNHLAGWLEAFAERRAYACDKLSSIPGMSCYRSQGAFYLFPNISKFGLNSSEFCSRLLEEESVAAVPGLAFGADEYIRISYATSMEQIVKGLDRIEQFCSRLV
- a CDS encoding substrate-binding domain-containing protein yields the protein MKHPKKPTLLFYFLIFICAAFVACTPSKDSASGSSGDDRTVIAAIPKATGGDFWETVEVGARRAATELDVDLKWEGTVTETEIAEQTKIIENMINLGVDAIALAPLNNQAQRKPVKSAVDNGIPVVVFDSDIDGDAHSSFVATDNELGGALAAQYISERLSSNGRIIVFRYVQGTASTTKRAEGFIASAKKAGHTILADPYSESGTLEGSKSVVSNTFERFIENGKLAVDAVFAANLTATLGVSSAIDDLRDGGIQVDLTFVGFDSSKKLVEEVQSGKIDALIVQSPEKMGYLAVKTAYAVSKGQPVEPHIDTGVEVVTVERLKNEPAIRTLVGLK
- a CDS encoding sugar ABC transporter ATP-binding protein, whose protein sequence is MRGIEKRFGATRALKGVDLSVSPGEIMALVGENGAGKSTLMKVLSGAHSPDGGSLYLDGEPYKPTNPLHARESGVAMIYQELSLAPHLSTMENILLGVEPAHRGLIKWKAMKQQAREAMKAVGLESIDPETPVGRLSIAQQQLVEIARAVALESRVLVLDEPTSSLAAKDIEKLFDLVRSLSSKGISVIYISHFLEEVQLLSQRFTVLRDGESVGSGITAEASKDSIIALMVGRSVEELYPRNEHVPGEIVLEVKNLSGPKKPGSSTFQLREGEVFGIAGLIGAGRTELLESIFGLEPVAEGTVTVRGYSGPSTPALRWEQNIGMVSEDRKEQGLALGLSIADNITLPKLQELGPGRLVLPVQQKAACQPWIEKIPIKCESADQRTNDLSGGNQQKVAIARLLHADVNILLLDEPTRGIDVASKAQIYRLIDSLALGDETANRKPKAILLVSSYLPELLGICDRIAVMCRGELGESRPVDDWDEHQLMTAAIGA
- a CDS encoding ABC transporter permease, translating into MLSKTWVNIAARFLALIVVFLFFAIFVEDGKFYSLRNLENIVRQSSVYATVALGMTFVIITAGIDLSVGSIIALAVVVVAWTLNLQIDGPAGELVYLVHQYPTATPILACLLAIGASTCVGLLNGALIVRLRIVPFIVTLGSMGIIRGLAKGIASERDIYPPEETWIGGLMDPTLTNQAKSWMLFPPGVWILILCIAIASFILRYTRFGRHVYAVGSNEETARLCGVPVGRTKLIVYGLTGFFCALAGFMQFSYIGGVGQPTTGVMYELFVIAAVIIGGASFSGGEGSILGTIIGALIITILYMGGQQMGWPKWVQEMVIGGIIILAVAVDRMRHRKFA